The Bernardetia litoralis DSM 6794 genome includes a window with the following:
- a CDS encoding T9SS type A sorting domain-containing protein, translating to MMNKKYLLVGATALGLSAGIFGYSQLDTNCSVDLSENQDREISAEEWSKHLAEQKAAKHNKKGYFKTMEASGYFKYMNDIRTKAGEKHPSYKAGHAQLELEKALSNTRTARTEAFTFDERGPGNVAGRTRSILVDVRDTSNNTWFVGTAGGGIWKTTDGGTTWEDKSGGMSHLGISSLAQCESSPTTMYATTGETPFSGNGINGGGVFKSTDGGDSWSRLDSTIPRTTDFLHATRVIVSPTDPNLVLVTSSHNPYLSSGIDPDDKRESYILRSTDGGDNWTITYSNPVLLQQIIAEPGNFNNMYATGSVFGSPQMVRSTDAGLTWQTTKMTSIAAVESSGNTVGRSELAISPTNPAVIYASVDMAGISRLLVSSDRGISWKIIEENGRQKNNDYLGGQGGYDNAITVSSTDENTVYWGGVDLWKTTIDPASTRTGPRQFLGADLENMDFLTFTNVEGFTLLGGQLEVNTPAEAVTVEIRFGSGKSQKAHRFVAGGGGVGAGIAANQYIYQDYVDVPFEVWDTENNQQLMFSFRDQNADGEFTWTERDDDNDPDLLNTREYMFVHSVPYDDATPSSLIAKPAGHEVKQIYFVWPYLTEGETFDPNATSTIRFNYGGATYQNSTITRVSDAYGNAGNNLNELHPDHHMLTYAGSRLISVNDGGIAYSDDNGTAWTEVDNLSTNDIVTSQYYKVDRHPTENRYVGGMQDNGSWVSPIDPTFSSDHTEASGGDGMEAVWHATNPDLVLTTSQYNTVYRSTNGGTSFARSNNGITDTSDDGTAPFVTRLGYSVLEPETVFAVGNNGVYKSTDFGQRWNRKSITNDLWLFSSSTTSVYPSLADPNIVWAGGGMAEDRTMFLSQDGGETFTALPNPIDIGVMSGFATDPENPNTAYMLFGQGGVGKVWRTTDLGQTWREISGFGLGTTSRTGFPDVVPFSMVVWGDTLFVGTEIGLFASYDDGAAWEIVPEFPAVAVQSLVVKEEDGQLVIGTFGRGVWSSDMGITYNRDDETPTDGSLTVSAISGSTKEDGTTATFTVALPTAPTADVTVTVASGDATEGTVAPATLTFTSANFATAQTVTVTGVADAEDDGDITYNVNLTTASADAAYDDKTGSVSVTNVDVPLVSGIFSPTDAINLKVYPNPTQDVVRFELPKVTGNYEVRVYTITGKEVLSTSNHGGGNMELNIQKFVGGTYILKATSGDKVYVQKVVLQK from the coding sequence ATGATGAACAAAAAGTACCTTTTAGTCGGCGCAACAGCTCTTGGGCTTAGTGCAGGTATTTTTGGATATTCTCAACTTGACACAAATTGTTCAGTTGATTTATCTGAAAATCAAGACAGAGAAATAAGTGCAGAAGAGTGGAGCAAACACCTAGCTGAACAAAAAGCAGCCAAACATAATAAAAAAGGATATTTCAAAACAATGGAAGCCTCTGGGTATTTCAAATATATGAATGATATCCGTACTAAAGCAGGAGAAAAACACCCTTCTTATAAAGCAGGACATGCCCAACTAGAATTAGAAAAAGCTCTATCTAACACTCGTACAGCTCGTACAGAAGCCTTTACATTTGATGAACGTGGACCTGGAAATGTCGCAGGACGTACTCGTTCTATTCTTGTAGATGTTAGAGATACTTCTAACAATACATGGTTTGTTGGAACTGCTGGTGGTGGTATTTGGAAAACTACAGACGGAGGAACTACTTGGGAAGATAAATCTGGAGGAATGTCTCACTTAGGAATTAGTTCATTGGCACAATGTGAATCTAGTCCTACTACAATGTATGCTACTACTGGTGAAACTCCTTTTAGTGGTAACGGTATCAATGGTGGTGGTGTTTTCAAATCTACTGATGGAGGAGATTCTTGGAGTCGCTTAGATTCTACAATTCCTCGTACTACAGACTTTTTACATGCTACTCGTGTTATCGTATCTCCAACTGACCCTAATTTAGTTTTAGTTACTTCTTCGCATAATCCTTACTTATCTTCTGGTATTGACCCTGATGATAAGAGAGAGTCATATATTTTACGTTCTACTGACGGAGGAGATAACTGGACAATTACATATAGTAACCCTGTACTTCTTCAGCAAATTATTGCAGAACCAGGCAATTTCAATAATATGTATGCTACTGGTTCAGTATTTGGTAGCCCTCAAATGGTTCGTTCTACAGATGCAGGTCTAACTTGGCAAACAACTAAAATGACTTCTATTGCAGCAGTAGAATCTTCTGGCAATACAGTTGGTCGTTCTGAATTAGCTATTTCTCCAACTAATCCTGCTGTAATATATGCTTCAGTAGATATGGCAGGTATATCTCGTCTTCTTGTATCTTCTGATAGAGGTATTTCTTGGAAAATTATAGAGGAGAATGGTCGTCAAAAAAATAATGATTATTTGGGTGGACAAGGTGGATATGATAATGCCATTACAGTAAGCTCAACAGATGAAAATACAGTATATTGGGGTGGTGTAGATTTGTGGAAAACTACAATTGACCCTGCAAGTACTCGTACAGGTCCTCGTCAATTCTTAGGTGCAGACTTAGAAAACATGGACTTTCTTACCTTCACTAATGTTGAGGGTTTTACACTCTTAGGTGGACAATTAGAAGTAAATACTCCAGCAGAAGCTGTAACAGTAGAAATTAGATTTGGCTCTGGAAAATCTCAAAAAGCACACCGTTTTGTAGCTGGTGGTGGTGGTGTAGGAGCTGGTATTGCTGCTAACCAATATATTTATCAAGATTATGTAGATGTTCCTTTTGAAGTATGGGATACAGAAAATAATCAACAACTTATGTTTTCTTTCCGTGATCAAAACGCTGATGGGGAATTTACTTGGACTGAACGTGATGATGACAATGATCCTGATTTATTAAATACTCGTGAGTATATGTTTGTTCACTCTGTTCCTTATGATGATGCTACTCCAAGTTCTTTAATCGCAAAACCTGCAGGGCATGAAGTAAAACAAATTTATTTTGTATGGCCATATCTAACAGAAGGAGAAACATTTGATCCAAATGCAACTTCTACAATCCGTTTCAATTATGGTGGTGCTACTTACCAAAATAGTACAATCACTCGTGTAAGTGATGCTTATGGTAATGCTGGTAATAATTTGAATGAATTACACCCAGATCATCACATGTTAACTTATGCTGGTTCTCGCTTGATTTCTGTGAATGATGGGGGAATTGCTTACTCAGATGATAATGGTACTGCTTGGACAGAAGTAGATAATTTATCTACAAATGATATTGTTACTTCTCAGTATTACAAAGTAGATAGACACCCTACTGAAAACAGATACGTTGGTGGTATGCAAGATAATGGCTCATGGGTTTCTCCTATTGACCCTACTTTTTCATCAGACCATACAGAAGCATCTGGTGGTGATGGTATGGAAGCAGTATGGCATGCAACTAACCCAGACTTAGTTCTTACTACATCTCAATACAATACAGTATATCGTTCTACAAATGGAGGAACAAGCTTTGCTCGTTCTAATAATGGAATTACTGATACAAGTGATGACGGAACTGCTCCTTTTGTTACTCGTTTAGGATATTCTGTATTAGAGCCTGAAACAGTATTTGCAGTAGGTAATAATGGTGTTTATAAATCAACAGATTTTGGACAACGTTGGAATAGAAAGTCTATCACTAATGACCTTTGGCTTTTCTCTTCATCAACAACCTCTGTTTATCCTTCTTTAGCTGACCCAAATATCGTTTGGGCTGGTGGTGGTATGGCAGAAGACCGTACAATGTTCCTTTCTCAAGATGGTGGTGAGACATTTACTGCTCTTCCTAATCCAATTGATATTGGTGTAATGTCTGGTTTCGCAACTGACCCTGAAAATCCAAATACAGCATATATGTTATTTGGACAAGGTGGAGTAGGTAAAGTATGGCGTACAACTGACTTAGGACAGACTTGGAGAGAAATCTCTGGATTTGGTTTAGGAACTACTAGTCGTACAGGATTCCCAGATGTAGTACCATTCTCAATGGTAGTATGGGGTGATACTCTTTTTGTAGGTACAGAAATTGGTCTTTTTGCTTCGTATGATGATGGAGCTGCGTGGGAAATCGTTCCTGAATTCCCTGCTGTTGCAGTACAAAGTCTTGTTGTAAAAGAAGAAGACGGACAGCTTGTTATTGGTACATTCGGACGTGGCGTTTGGTCTTCTGATATGGGAATTACTTATAATCGTGATGACGAAACTCCTACAGATGGTAGCCTTACTGTAAGCGCAATTAGTGGAAGTACTAAAGAAGATGGTACAACTGCTACATTTACTGTTGCATTGCCTACTGCACCTACTGCTGATGTAACTGTTACAGTTGCAAGTGGTGATGCTACTGAAGGTACTGTTGCTCCTGCAACTCTTACATTTACATCTGCTAATTTTGCAACTGCACAAACTGTAACTGTTACAGGTGTTGCTGATGCAGAAGATGATGGTGATATCACATACAATGTTAATCTTACCACTGCTAGTGCTGATGCTGCTTATGATGACAAAACAGGTAGTGTAAGTGTTACTAATGTAGATGTTCCTCTTGTAAGTGGTATCTTTAGTCCTACTGATGCAATCAACTTGAAAGTATATCCGAATCCTACTCAAGACGTAGTGCGTTTCGAATTACCTAAAGTAACTGGAAATTATGAGGTTCGTGTTTATACTATTACAGGAAAAGAAGTATTAAGTACTTCTAACCATGGTGGTGGAAATATGGAATTAAATATCCAGAAATTTGTAGGTGGTACTTATATCTTGAAAGCTACAAGTGGCGATAAAGTATATGTACAAAAAGTAGTTCTACAAAAATAA
- a CDS encoding ribonuclease Z: MNFELTILGANAAIPAHGRFPTSQVLCVNHRYYLIDAGEGVQIQLVKYKIKINKIHAIFISHLHGDHYLGLMGLLNTMSLRGRTEPIYLHAPKGLQEIIILQLKYSYTVLNYPLHFIETNQEESVFLFEDEKVTVHTIPLTHRIPCCGFLFREKAKDKNLIKEKIPVDLSVAGRIALKKGEDFEHNNQILKNEDYTHVPNKRRSYAFCSDTIYLPSSPLIKIIQNVDLLYHEATFMHTDEKRAAQTFHSTAQQAALIAKEANVKQLILGHFSTRYYDLVPALEEAQEVFPNSLLAIEGEAFPINE; the protein is encoded by the coding sequence GTGAATTTTGAGCTAACTATATTAGGCGCAAATGCTGCCATTCCTGCCCATGGGCGTTTTCCAACCTCACAAGTTTTGTGTGTCAATCATAGATATTATTTGATTGATGCTGGTGAAGGTGTACAAATACAATTGGTTAAATATAAAATAAAAATAAATAAAATACACGCTATTTTTATTAGTCATCTTCATGGCGACCATTATTTAGGGCTTATGGGACTTTTGAATACAATGAGTTTGCGTGGACGCACAGAGCCTATTTATTTGCATGCACCCAAAGGGCTTCAAGAAATTATTATTTTGCAGCTCAAATATTCTTATACAGTTCTTAATTATCCACTTCATTTTATAGAAACAAATCAAGAAGAATCCGTATTTTTATTTGAAGACGAAAAAGTAACAGTACATACTATCCCTTTGACACATAGGATTCCTTGTTGTGGGTTTTTGTTTAGAGAAAAAGCAAAGGATAAAAATTTGATTAAAGAAAAAATTCCTGTTGATTTGTCTGTTGCTGGACGAATTGCACTCAAAAAAGGAGAAGATTTTGAACATAATAATCAAATTTTGAAAAATGAAGATTATACACATGTGCCTAATAAGAGGCGAAGTTATGCCTTTTGTTCAGATACTATTTATTTACCTTCTTCACCTTTGATAAAAATTATTCAAAATGTAGATTTATTATATCATGAAGCTACTTTTATGCATACAGATGAAAAACGTGCAGCCCAAACTTTTCATTCGACAGCTCAACAAGCTGCCCTTATTGCCAAAGAAGCAAATGTAAAACAACTTATTTTAGGGCATTTTTCTACTCGTTATTATGATTTAGTACCTGCGTTGGAAGAGGCTCAAGAAGTGTTTCCAAATTCTCTCTTGGCAATTGAAGGCGAAGCATTTCCTATAAACGAATAG
- a CDS encoding queuosine precursor transporter, whose translation MKKIETNSKKQNLYIFLSGLFLTNALIAEVVGTKIFSLEKTLGFNPAQIKLPIWDSPLDFNLTAGVMLWPVVFVMTDIINEYYGKKGVRKISFLTAGFIAYSFCMIWLITGLSPADFWVQINNPLDINTAFNRIFLQSMGIIIGSLTAFLLGQIVDVMAFQWLRKFTGSKSLWFRATGSTLISQFIDSFVVLFIAFYFFGSPKWTFNQVVSVGIINYIYKFSIAVLLTPLLYIVHYAIDSYLGKQTANEMIEEATESNLF comes from the coding sequence ATGAAAAAAATAGAAACAAATTCTAAAAAACAAAATTTATATATATTTTTGAGTGGATTATTTTTGACAAATGCACTAATTGCCGAAGTGGTTGGTACAAAAATATTCTCTTTAGAGAAAACTCTTGGCTTTAATCCTGCTCAAATAAAATTACCAATTTGGGATTCTCCTCTTGATTTTAACCTTACAGCTGGTGTAATGCTTTGGCCTGTTGTTTTTGTAATGACAGATATTATAAATGAATATTATGGTAAAAAAGGAGTACGTAAAATATCTTTTCTGACGGCTGGTTTTATTGCATATTCTTTTTGTATGATTTGGCTAATTACTGGGCTTTCTCCTGCTGATTTTTGGGTGCAAATAAATAACCCATTAGATATAAATACAGCCTTTAATCGAATTTTTTTGCAAAGTATGGGGATTATTATTGGTTCTTTAACAGCCTTTTTATTAGGGCAAATTGTTGATGTAATGGCTTTTCAATGGCTTAGAAAATTTACAGGAAGCAAAAGTCTTTGGTTTCGTGCAACTGGTTCGACACTGATTTCTCAGTTTATTGATAGTTTTGTTGTTCTTTTCATTGCTTTTTATTTTTTTGGAAGCCCAAAATGGACATTTAATCAAGTCGTTTCGGTAGGAATAATCAATTATATTTATAAATTTTCTATTGCTGTTTTGCTTACTCCTCTGCTCTATATTGTTCATTATGCAATAGATTCTTATTTGGGAAAACAAACAGCCAATGAAATGATAGAAGAGGCAACAGAATCAAATTTGTTTTGA
- a CDS encoding T9SS type A sorting domain-containing protein, translating into MKQFFTCFLVLLFSCTLLSNAAFAQVWTDILELHYCDVTSIKIDADNNKIISGFGIGNALSVEGTDIPFTQSQDAKFFVAKISPTDEVIWMKNGEWFTDAATNPTYNPYNDLDFSNIEIDNSGNIHVVFSSGYNRTLDRVTWANRQYNQIDNFILKLSSSGNEIWHKALLLHNESLNVQRQGTKIAIDNQNNVFLALTVLAQDLTGTPYQFNIDGTTFTIPKNTYPPADQYGGGQGSEVLTLKFTSNGQYLWNRQMVSEFGYVNFDDLIVDSNGNPLVSIHGLGQSLVFNGSSESNSLNGVFPSFLIKYNTNGDLLSHEQILTENGYIYLRSLLYQIGDNTFLAGQGYNIDPNQSEFYVTKLDANLNVVSQFEVQGNFGLQNMVVDNNENIYVAISMFTDNGSLSSINLGSTSHILTDSDIEYFLVKMNQTIGIDWGVRLGVSKLNGDIYNDDKRSLDIDNRGYVYVSGVYVPNSTIGTTTLPNVPFIQNTEGLLQYIGKIRDDSFVFPIFRGEGKTFAELNTDCQLNSTDKAISSILIKRNDGYYAISNLNGDYLMPFSEGNYTLRSSLIDTNLSQYITSNCDIEKQVSINGGQIQDPTSLHFGYQTLPCSYLTIAITNKPRRRCFMSSTTVEYQNKGFADANNVEIKVEYPDYIFPVSSLPAWTRKEGNNYFFNVGSLAAGNTEKIVFQDSVICGIEEIRGLTQCVKATISPANSCEDWTDNENKYEITGQCVGGGIARYTIKNLTATSTDSIPYRLYANSAIFQEGNVLLPANGEIEFEVFTNGATVRMEVFPPNHEPISEFVEGCQTIVPYSANPATPLSSSPVTESGSALPQNDGGERMETSCSEILDSYDPNDKQVAPFGLTNENLIEATTELDYTIRFQNTGTIEAVNIVVLDTLSEYLDIETIRLGMVSHDYNFFIDGDADTRVLRFEFDNINLPDSNSNEPASHGFIKFKIKQKANNRIGTVIKNRAAIYFDFNSPIITNTISNKIAILPLRNNNLDLAVFDCSNANFELIANAGTDIETPNSTATLAAQTTQAFGGWSLLAGFGELEDTSKNNSGVTGILPFPSQFVWTVAACKQSKQDTVTVLSTDANYKFTIDLNENTNTLSIPTGKVMYQWYKDGVLITGQTDATLNLNETNSGLGVYTVVISGGGTSITSEPFTLDVTLSNDDFITANYIKVYPNPTTSLLNVELNMALNATEVSLVNALGIELQKTKITNSNTITLDLENLSNGIYFVKIVSQKGIFYKKVVLKK; encoded by the coding sequence ATGAAACAGTTTTTTACATGTTTTTTGGTGCTTTTATTTAGTTGCACTCTTTTGAGCAATGCAGCCTTTGCACAGGTTTGGACAGATATTTTAGAGCTGCATTATTGCGATGTAACAAGTATTAAAATAGATGCAGATAACAATAAAATTATTTCTGGTTTTGGAATTGGAAATGCTTTAAGTGTAGAAGGAACTGACATTCCATTTACACAAAGTCAAGATGCTAAGTTTTTTGTAGCCAAAATTTCTCCTACTGATGAAGTAATTTGGATGAAAAATGGTGAATGGTTTACAGATGCTGCTACCAATCCAACTTATAATCCTTATAATGACTTAGATTTTTCGAATATAGAAATTGATAATTCAGGAAATATACATGTCGTTTTTAGTTCAGGTTACAACAGAACTTTAGACAGAGTTACTTGGGCAAATCGTCAATACAACCAAATTGATAACTTTATCTTAAAACTATCTTCTTCTGGAAATGAAATTTGGCATAAAGCTTTATTATTGCACAATGAGAGTTTGAATGTTCAAAGACAGGGAACAAAGATTGCGATTGACAATCAAAATAATGTTTTTCTAGCCCTTACTGTTTTGGCTCAAGACCTTACTGGAACACCTTACCAGTTCAATATAGATGGAACTACTTTTACAATTCCTAAAAATACATATCCTCCTGCCGACCAATATGGAGGTGGACAAGGTTCAGAGGTTTTAACTCTAAAATTTACTAGTAATGGACAATATCTTTGGAATAGACAAATGGTTTCAGAATTTGGCTATGTAAATTTTGATGATTTAATAGTAGATTCAAATGGAAATCCTCTTGTTTCTATACACGGTTTAGGGCAATCTTTAGTTTTTAATGGAAGCTCTGAAAGTAATAGTTTGAATGGTGTATTTCCTTCTTTTTTGATAAAATACAATACAAATGGAGATTTATTATCCCATGAACAAATATTAACCGAAAATGGATATATTTATCTTCGTTCACTTCTTTATCAAATAGGGGACAATACATTTCTTGCAGGACAAGGATATAATATAGACCCAAATCAAAGTGAGTTTTATGTTACTAAATTAGATGCAAACCTAAATGTTGTTTCACAATTTGAAGTTCAAGGAAATTTTGGTCTTCAAAATATGGTTGTAGATAATAATGAAAACATTTATGTAGCTATTTCCATGTTTACAGATAATGGAAGCCTAAGTTCTATAAATTTGGGCAGCACTTCTCATATTCTAACTGATAGTGATATAGAATATTTTTTAGTAAAAATGAACCAAACAATTGGTATAGATTGGGGTGTTCGTTTGGGTGTTTCAAAATTAAATGGTGATATTTATAATGATGATAAAAGAAGTTTAGATATAGACAATAGAGGATATGTTTATGTAAGTGGTGTTTATGTTCCTAATAGCACTATCGGAACGACTACCTTGCCTAACGTACCTTTTATTCAAAACACAGAAGGTTTATTACAATATATTGGTAAAATAAGAGATGATAGTTTTGTTTTTCCTATTTTCAGAGGAGAGGGAAAAACTTTTGCAGAATTAAATACAGATTGTCAATTAAACTCAACAGATAAAGCTATTTCAAGTATTTTAATAAAAAGAAATGATGGATATTATGCAATTTCTAATCTAAATGGAGATTATTTAATGCCTTTTTCTGAAGGAAATTATACGTTGAGAAGTTCTTTAATTGATACTAATTTATCTCAATATATTACTTCAAACTGTGATATAGAAAAACAAGTAAGCATTAATGGAGGACAAATTCAAGACCCTACTTCACTTCATTTTGGTTATCAAACTCTTCCTTGTTCTTATCTTACTATTGCCATCACAAACAAACCCCGCCGTAGATGTTTTATGAGTTCTACAACAGTAGAATACCAAAACAAAGGTTTTGCTGATGCAAATAATGTTGAAATAAAAGTAGAATATCCTGATTATATTTTCCCTGTTTCTAGCTTACCTGCTTGGACAAGAAAAGAAGGAAATAATTATTTTTTCAATGTGGGTAGTTTAGCTGCTGGAAATACTGAAAAAATTGTCTTTCAAGATTCAGTAATTTGTGGAATTGAAGAAATTCGTGGACTTACACAGTGTGTAAAAGCTACCATTTCTCCTGCTAACTCTTGTGAAGATTGGACAGATAATGAAAATAAATATGAAATTACTGGACAATGTGTTGGTGGTGGAATTGCTCGTTATACCATCAAAAACCTAACAGCTACTTCTACTGATTCTATTCCATATCGTTTGTATGCTAATTCAGCTATTTTTCAAGAAGGAAATGTATTACTTCCTGCAAATGGAGAAATAGAATTTGAAGTATTTACAAATGGAGCAACTGTTAGAATGGAAGTTTTTCCTCCTAATCACGAGCCTATTTCTGAGTTTGTTGAAGGTTGTCAAACGATTGTTCCTTACTCTGCAAATCCTGCTACGCCTTTATCTTCTTCACCTGTAACAGAATCGGGTTCTGCATTACCTCAAAATGATGGAGGCGAACGTATGGAAACTTCATGTTCTGAAATTTTGGATAGTTATGACCCTAATGACAAACAAGTTGCTCCTTTTGGTTTGACAAATGAAAATCTCATTGAAGCGACAACAGAATTAGATTATACCATTCGTTTTCAAAATACAGGAACGATTGAAGCTGTTAATATTGTAGTTTTAGATACACTTTCAGAATATTTGGATATCGAAACAATTCGTTTGGGAATGGTTTCTCATGATTATAATTTCTTTATTGATGGCGATGCTGACACTCGTGTTTTGCGTTTTGAGTTTGATAATATCAACCTTCCAGATAGCAATTCAAATGAACCAGCTTCTCACGGTTTTATTAAATTCAAAATCAAGCAAAAAGCTAATAATCGTATTGGAACTGTGATAAAAAATCGTGCAGCTATTTATTTTGATTTTAATTCGCCAATTATCACAAATACAATTTCTAATAAAATTGCTATTCTGCCACTTAGAAATAATAATTTAGATTTAGCTGTTTTTGACTGTTCTAATGCTAATTTTGAGCTTATTGCTAATGCAGGAACAGATATAGAAACACCAAATTCGACGGCAACTCTTGCAGCACAAACCACACAGGCTTTTGGAGGCTGGTCGTTACTTGCTGGTTTTGGAGAATTGGAAGATACATCTAAAAATAATAGTGGAGTTACTGGAATTTTACCTTTTCCTAGTCAGTTTGTTTGGACAGTTGCAGCTTGTAAACAATCAAAACAAGATACAGTTACTGTTTTATCGACAGATGCAAATTATAAATTTACGATTGATTTGAATGAAAACACTAACACTTTATCCATTCCAACTGGAAAAGTAATGTATCAATGGTACAAAGATGGTGTTTTGATAACAGGACAAACAGACGCAACTCTAAATCTAAATGAAACCAATAGTGGTTTGGGTGTTTATACAGTTGTGATTTCTGGTGGTGGAACTTCTATTACTTCTGAGCCTTTTACTTTGGATGTTACACTTTCAAATGATGATTTTATTACAGCAAATTATATCAAAGTTTATCCAAATCCAACTACTTCTTTATTGAATGTAGAATTGAATATGGCTTTAAATGCAACTGAAGTCAGTTTGGTAAATGCTTTAGGAATAGAATTACAAAAAACAAAAATTACAAATTCTAATACAATTACTCTTGATTTAGAGAATTTGAGTAATGGAATTTATTTTGTAAAAATTGTTTCTCAAAAAGGAATTTTCTATAAAAAAGTAGTCTTGAAAAAATAG